The Macaca thibetana thibetana isolate TM-01 chromosome 19, ASM2454274v1, whole genome shotgun sequence genome has a segment encoding these proteins:
- the TRAPPC5 gene encoding trafficking protein particle complex subunit 5 — protein sequence MEARFTRGKSALLERALARPRTEVSLSAFALLFSELVQHCQSRVFSVAELQARLAALGRQVGARVLDALVAREKGARRETKVLGALLFVKGAVWKALFGKEADKLEQANDDARTFYIIEREPLINTYISVPKENSTLNCASFTAGIVEAVLTHSGFPAKVTAHWHKGTTLMIKFEEAVIARDRALEGR from the coding sequence ATGGAGGCGCGCTTTACGCGCGGGAAGTCGGCGCTGCTGGAGCGCGCGCTGGCGCGGCCGCGCACGGAGGTGAGCCTGAGCGCCTTCGCACTGCTGTTCTCTGAGCTGGTGCAGCACTGCCAGAGCCGCGTCTTCTCCGTGGCGGAGCTGCAGGCGCGCCTGGCCGCGCTGGGCCGCCAGGTGGGCGCGCGCGTGCTGGATGCGCTGGTGGCGCGCGAAAAGGGTGCCCGGCGTGAGACCAAGGTGCTGGGCGCGTTGCTCTTCGTCAAAGGTGCAGTGTGGAAGGCGCTCTTCGGCAAGGAGGCGGACAAGCTGGAGCAGGCCAACGATGACGCGCGTACCTTCTATATCATCGAGCGCGAGCCGCTCATCAACACCTACATCTCCGTGCCCAAGGAGAACAGCACGCTCAACTGCGCCAGCTTCACAGCGGGCATCGTGGAGGCGGTGCTCACACACAGCGGCTTCCCTGCCAAGGTCACAGCGCACTGGCACAAGGGCACCACACTCATGATCAAGTTCGAGGAGGCGGTCATCGCTCGAGACCGGGCCCTGGAGGGCCGCTGA
- the MCEMP1 gene encoding mast cell-expressed membrane protein 1 isoform X1 has protein sequence MEVEEIYKHQEVKMQAPAFKDKKRGISAKNQGAHDPDYENITLAFRNQDHAKGGHSRPTSQGEQTRPTSQVPAQGRPPSDSTQVPRWLYRAILSLYILLALAFVLCIILSAFIMMKNAEMSKQLLGFKTELWNVSNSMQACEERQKGVCKSVQGNITTVRSKVEKLEMQLADIRNINIKLQKILELLQTKPQSPPQ, from the exons ATGGAAGTGGAGGAAATCTACAAGCACCAGGAAGTCAAGATGCAAGCACCAGCCTTCAAGGACAAGAAACGGGGGATCTCAGCCAAGAATCAAG GTGCCCATGACCCAGACTATGAGAATATCACCTTGGCCTTCAGAAACCAGGACCATGCGAAGGGTGGTCATTCACGACCCACGAGTCAAGGTGAGCAGACACGACCCACGAGTCAAG TCCCAGCCCAGGGCAGGCCACCCTCAGACTCCACCCAGGTCCCCCGCTGGTTGTACAGAGCCATCCTGAGCCTGTACATCCTCCTGGCCCTGGCCTTTGTCCTCTGCATCATCCTGTCGGCCTTCATCATGATGAAGA ATGCTGAGATGTCCAAGCAGCTGCTGGGCTTTAAAACGGAGCTTTGGAACG TCTCAAACTCGATGCAAGCATgcgaagagagacagaaaggagtcTGCAAATCTGTTCAGGGGAACATCACCACGGTCAGGAGCAAGGTGGAGAAATTAGAGATGCAATTAGCAG ACATAAGAAACATTAACATAAAGTTACAGAAAATCTTGGAGTTGCTGCAGACAAAGCCAC AGTCCCCACCTCAATAA
- the MCEMP1 gene encoding mast cell-expressed membrane protein 1 isoform X2, whose translation MEVEEIYKHQEVKMQAPAFKDKKRGISAKNQGAHDPDYENITLAFRNQDHAKGGHSRPTSQVPAQGRPPSDSTQVPRWLYRAILSLYILLALAFVLCIILSAFIMMKNAEMSKQLLGFKTELWNVSNSMQACEERQKGVCKSVQGNITTVRSKVEKLEMQLADIRNINIKLQKILELLQTKPQSPPQ comes from the exons ATGGAAGTGGAGGAAATCTACAAGCACCAGGAAGTCAAGATGCAAGCACCAGCCTTCAAGGACAAGAAACGGGGGATCTCAGCCAAGAATCAAG GTGCCCATGACCCAGACTATGAGAATATCACCTTGGCCTTCAGAAACCAGGACCATGCGAAGGGTGGTCATTCACGACCCACGAGTCAAG TCCCAGCCCAGGGCAGGCCACCCTCAGACTCCACCCAGGTCCCCCGCTGGTTGTACAGAGCCATCCTGAGCCTGTACATCCTCCTGGCCCTGGCCTTTGTCCTCTGCATCATCCTGTCGGCCTTCATCATGATGAAGA ATGCTGAGATGTCCAAGCAGCTGCTGGGCTTTAAAACGGAGCTTTGGAACG TCTCAAACTCGATGCAAGCATgcgaagagagacagaaaggagtcTGCAAATCTGTTCAGGGGAACATCACCACGGTCAGGAGCAAGGTGGAGAAATTAGAGATGCAATTAGCAG ACATAAGAAACATTAACATAAAGTTACAGAAAATCTTGGAGTTGCTGCAGACAAAGCCAC AGTCCCCACCTCAATAA
- the RETN gene encoding resistin isoform X2: protein MKALCLLLLPVLGLLVSSQTLCSMEEAVNEKIQEGASSLGFAVTSCTCGSACGSWDVRAETTCHCQCAGMDWTGARCCRLQP from the exons ATGAAAGccctctgtctcctcctcctgcctgtcCTGGGGCTGCTGGTGTCTAGCCAGACCCTGTGCTCCATGGAAGAAGCCGTCAATGAGAAGATTCAGGAGGGCGCCAGCTCCTTAG GCTTCGCCGTCACCAGTTGCACTTGTGGCTCCGCCTGTGGCTCGTGGGATGTGCGCGCCGAGACCACATGTCACTGCCAGTGCGCGGGCATGGACTGGACCGGAGCGCGCTGCTGTCGTCTGCAGCCCTGA
- the RETN gene encoding resistin isoform X1: protein MKALCLLLLPVLGLLVSSQTLCSMEEAVNEKIQEGASSLVFRAIRSIGLECQSVTSRGDLATCPRGFAVTSCTCGSACGSWDVRAETTCHCQCAGMDWTGARCCRLQP from the exons ATGAAAGccctctgtctcctcctcctgcctgtcCTGGGGCTGCTGGTGTCTAGCCAGACCCTGTGCTCCATGGAAGAAGCCGTCAATGAGAAGATTCAGGAGGGCGCCAGCTCCTTAG TATTTAGGGCAATAAGGAGCATTGGCCTGGAGTGCCAGAGCGTCACCTCCAGGGGGGACCTGGCTACTTGCCCCCGAG GCTTCGCCGTCACCAGTTGCACTTGTGGCTCCGCCTGTGGCTCGTGGGATGTGCGCGCCGAGACCACATGTCACTGCCAGTGCGCGGGCATGGACTGGACCGGAGCGCGCTGCTGTCGTCTGCAGCCCTGA